In Capillimicrobium parvum, a genomic segment contains:
- a CDS encoding ABC transporter substrate-binding protein: MLRFRVLALASLSALAITVAACGSGDDGGSTTADTQASASTQAAGTTARASKEPIVIGAAIDQTDFMKSFDGPALAAAQIEAKKINDAGGVDGRMIEFKTINTQLKPDKTRSAALDLADQGASVLWVTCDVDLATPAIQVGLEKKLLTVAPCIGTDQMGPKRFGDAGKLAFSLGNLAQDEGAAMAQLASDKGWKTADVVSDKQLVYTQNVCDAFANKFEQLGGKVTHRETFTQGDNTINRVVSKTNGAKADAIALCTVPGKDVAAFVSGLRGLGNTTPIVTPWSLDGNFWLPKSTSASDNIYTVTYASVFGDDPDPAVQQLIDAMKAQGEAPVTGGFVTGAAAVDAIAAAVKDNGGDTDGAQLAAKFEAFKDLPTVSGKISFSDQFHSVFGRDYRVITTNKGTRAYEESVKPDAPADLSQ, encoded by the coding sequence ATGTTGCGATTCCGGGTTCTGGCATTGGCGAGCCTGTCGGCGCTGGCGATCACCGTGGCCGCATGCGGGTCGGGTGACGACGGGGGCTCGACGACCGCGGACACGCAGGCGTCCGCCTCGACGCAGGCGGCGGGGACGACGGCGAGGGCGTCGAAGGAGCCGATCGTCATCGGCGCCGCGATCGACCAGACCGACTTCATGAAGTCCTTCGACGGCCCCGCGCTCGCGGCGGCGCAGATCGAGGCCAAGAAGATCAACGACGCCGGCGGCGTCGACGGGCGGATGATCGAGTTCAAGACGATCAACACGCAGCTCAAGCCCGACAAGACGCGCTCGGCCGCGCTCGACCTCGCCGACCAGGGCGCCTCCGTGCTCTGGGTGACCTGCGACGTGGACCTCGCGACGCCCGCCATCCAGGTCGGCCTCGAGAAGAAGCTGCTGACCGTCGCCCCCTGCATCGGCACGGATCAGATGGGTCCCAAGCGCTTCGGCGACGCGGGCAAGCTGGCGTTCTCGCTCGGCAACCTCGCCCAGGACGAGGGCGCCGCGATGGCCCAGCTGGCGTCCGACAAGGGCTGGAAGACGGCCGACGTCGTCTCCGACAAGCAGCTCGTCTACACGCAGAACGTGTGTGACGCGTTCGCCAACAAGTTCGAGCAGCTCGGCGGCAAGGTCACCCACCGCGAGACGTTCACGCAGGGCGACAACACGATCAACCGCGTCGTGTCGAAGACCAACGGCGCCAAGGCCGACGCGATCGCGCTGTGCACCGTGCCGGGCAAGGACGTCGCCGCCTTCGTGTCCGGCCTGCGCGGGCTCGGCAACACCACGCCGATCGTCACCCCGTGGTCGCTCGACGGCAACTTCTGGCTGCCCAAGAGCACCTCCGCCTCGGACAACATCTACACCGTGACCTACGCGTCGGTGTTCGGCGACGACCCCGACCCCGCGGTGCAGCAGCTCATCGACGCCATGAAGGCCCAGGGCGAGGCGCCGGTCACCGGCGGCTTCGTCACCGGGGCGGCGGCCGTCGACGCCATCGCCGCGGCGGTCAAGGACAACGGCGGCGACACCGACGGCGCGCAGCTCGCGGCGAAGTTCGAGGCGTTCAAGGACCTGCCCACGGTGTCCGGCAAGATCTCGTTCTCCGACCAGTTCCACTCGGTCTTCGGGCGCGACTACCGGGTCATCACCACGAACAAGGGCACGCGCGCCTACGAGGAGTCCGTCAAGCCCGATGCTCCGGCAGACCTGTCCCAGTAG
- a CDS encoding ABC transporter ATP-binding protein, whose translation MSDATLAVDGLEVRYGPVAVVRGLSLNVRAGEVVGLIGPNGAGKTTTLSAIMGLVAVRRGTVRLGDRSLVGRRPEDIARTGVALVPEGRHLFPMMTVEENLRLGLSGRRSLEGLDDDRAWVDGLFPVVREFADRRAGELSGGQQQQVAIARALLARPEVLLLDEPSLGLAPTTVEAVFAALRKVREHGVTVLLVEQRAQLAVAFCDRTYVMVAGECRITLTPADANDTTRIIAAYFGA comes from the coding sequence ATGTCTGACGCGACGCTCGCCGTCGACGGCCTCGAGGTGCGCTACGGGCCGGTCGCCGTCGTGCGCGGCCTCAGCCTGAACGTCAGGGCCGGCGAGGTCGTCGGGTTGATCGGGCCCAACGGCGCCGGGAAGACGACCACGCTGTCCGCGATCATGGGCCTCGTCGCGGTCAGGCGGGGCACCGTGCGCCTCGGGGACCGCTCCCTGGTCGGCCGCCGGCCCGAGGACATCGCGCGCACCGGCGTGGCGCTGGTCCCGGAGGGCCGCCACCTCTTCCCCATGATGACCGTCGAGGAGAACCTGCGCCTCGGACTCAGCGGGCGGCGCTCGCTCGAGGGCCTCGACGACGACCGGGCGTGGGTCGACGGGCTCTTCCCGGTTGTGCGCGAGTTCGCCGACCGCCGCGCGGGCGAGCTGTCGGGCGGCCAGCAGCAGCAGGTCGCGATCGCGCGGGCGCTGCTGGCCAGGCCCGAGGTGCTGCTGCTCGACGAACCGTCGCTCGGGCTGGCGCCGACCACGGTCGAGGCCGTGTTCGCCGCGCTGCGCAAGGTCCGCGAGCACGGCGTCACGGTCCTGCTCGTCGAGCAGCGCGCACAGCTCGCCGTCGCCTTCTGCGACCGCACCTACGTCATGGTCGCGGGCGAGTGCCGGATCACGCTCACGCCCGCCGACGCCAACGACACGACGCGGATCATCGCCGCGTACTTCGGCGCATGA
- a CDS encoding branched-chain amino acid ABC transporter permease, whose translation MSNRNGIAAMQLAGPVVLLLIVGLVGSTVSEARQQDFITALVQATIVIAIYVFVGNSGVLSFGHISFVAVGAFAAGIMTIPSLVKPTLLPDLWPFIADHTISNVASLLLAVGLGAAFALLVGAPLMRLAGLAAGIATFAVLEITHNVLRFWEKIGPGAKTLSLVPTTTDMTQATIGAIVAALVAWGYGRTRAARQLRASREDPAAALASGIRIHRQRLLAFAISGGLAGLAGALLVHQLGSITTEQVYLELTFITLAMLVVGGMNSLWGATVGALLISFLDTYLGRAEDGLNVGVGHVTLPDGSSFVVLGVLMVVILVLRPSGLTGGREFRLPGLGRGRGGSSPPPAAEAGDSPRPPRPGATLAS comes from the coding sequence GTGAGCAACCGCAACGGCATCGCCGCGATGCAGCTCGCCGGGCCCGTGGTCCTGCTGCTGATCGTCGGCCTCGTCGGCAGCACGGTCAGCGAGGCGCGTCAGCAGGACTTCATCACCGCGCTGGTGCAGGCGACGATCGTCATCGCGATCTACGTCTTCGTCGGCAACTCGGGCGTGCTCTCGTTCGGGCACATCTCGTTCGTCGCGGTCGGCGCCTTCGCGGCGGGGATCATGACCATCCCGTCCCTGGTCAAGCCGACGCTGCTGCCCGACCTGTGGCCGTTCATCGCCGACCACACGATCTCCAACGTGGCGTCGCTGCTGCTGGCGGTGGGGCTGGGGGCGGCCTTCGCCCTGCTCGTGGGCGCCCCGCTGATGCGTCTCGCCGGGCTGGCCGCCGGGATCGCGACGTTCGCCGTCCTCGAGATCACCCACAACGTCCTGCGCTTCTGGGAGAAGATCGGCCCCGGCGCCAAGACGCTCTCGCTCGTGCCGACCACCACCGACATGACGCAGGCGACGATCGGCGCGATCGTCGCGGCGCTCGTCGCGTGGGGCTACGGGCGCACGCGGGCGGCCCGGCAGCTGCGCGCGTCGCGCGAGGACCCGGCGGCCGCGCTGGCCAGCGGCATCCGCATCCATCGCCAGCGGCTGCTGGCGTTCGCGATCAGCGGCGGCCTCGCCGGGCTCGCCGGCGCCCTGCTCGTGCACCAGCTCGGCTCGATCACGACGGAGCAGGTCTACCTAGAGCTGACGTTCATCACGCTGGCGATGCTCGTCGTCGGCGGCATGAACAGCCTCTGGGGCGCGACGGTCGGCGCGCTGCTGATCTCGTTCCTGGACACCTACCTCGGGCGCGCCGAGGACGGTCTCAACGTCGGCGTCGGCCATGTGACGCTGCCCGACGGCTCGAGCTTCGTCGTGCTCGGCGTGCTCATGGTCGTCATCCTCGTGCTGCGGCCCAGCGGCCTGACCGGCGGGCGGGAGTTCCGGCTCCCGGGCCTGGGCCGCGGCCGCGGCGGGTCGTCACCCCCGCCGGCGGCCGAGGCGGGCGACTCGCCCCGCCCGCCCCGGCCGGGCGCAACGCTCGCCTCGTAG
- a CDS encoding phospholipase C — MADGLTRRAVLRLGAGAVCAAVAGGLAFEPWEEAQGRRRPPGPSRRSGRIADIDRVVVVMQENRSFDHYFGTFPGVVGFHDAAARKLLVQRDGAGPGVGPWHIPTTGRTGCVPDPEHRWSSVHACWDEGRMDGFARVPGHAAVPFGPAPAMGYYQRRDLPFYFRLAQAFTICDRHHAPVLGPSHPNQVFALSASIDPDGRHGGPLIDDVPPGSRPHFGWTTMLEQLAARGVEWRIYSGQGRDDFTNVLFGFSAIRRRRRLAGAASHRFPRDFFADVRDGALPPVSWVFAPMASSEHPGASSVHAGQAMVAQVLQALTADERRWARTAVFVTWDEAGGFYDHVAPPVPAPGTRGEFLAGARLPASAQGVRGPVGLGLRVGLLVVSPFSRGGFVCSEVFDHSSILRFLEVRFGAEVPHLSRWRRAATGDLTAAFDFAHPDASVPAWLRDERAAPASAGPAACAATAVAGSPSRLPRQEPGRPRRPSGPV, encoded by the coding sequence ATGGCGGACGGCCTGACGCGCAGGGCGGTGTTGCGCCTCGGCGCGGGCGCCGTGTGCGCCGCCGTCGCCGGCGGGCTCGCGTTCGAGCCCTGGGAGGAGGCGCAGGGCCGGCGGCGCCCGCCCGGTCCCAGCCGGCGCAGCGGTCGCATCGCCGACATCGACCGCGTGGTCGTCGTCATGCAGGAGAACCGCTCCTTCGACCACTACTTCGGCACGTTCCCGGGCGTTGTCGGGTTCCACGACGCGGCGGCCCGGAAGCTGCTCGTGCAGCGGGATGGCGCCGGGCCCGGGGTCGGCCCATGGCACATCCCGACGACCGGCCGGACCGGATGCGTGCCCGACCCGGAGCACCGCTGGAGCTCGGTGCACGCATGCTGGGACGAGGGGCGGATGGACGGCTTTGCGCGCGTGCCGGGGCACGCGGCCGTGCCGTTCGGCCCGGCGCCGGCCATGGGCTACTACCAGCGTCGCGATCTCCCCTTCTACTTCCGGCTGGCGCAGGCCTTCACGATCTGCGACCGCCACCACGCGCCGGTGCTCGGGCCCAGCCACCCGAACCAGGTCTTCGCCCTCAGCGCGTCGATCGACCCGGACGGCCGCCACGGCGGGCCGCTGATCGACGACGTCCCCCCGGGGAGCCGGCCGCACTTCGGCTGGACGACCATGCTCGAGCAGCTCGCGGCCCGCGGGGTGGAGTGGCGGATCTACAGCGGACAGGGGCGCGACGACTTCACCAACGTCCTCTTCGGGTTCTCCGCGATCCGTCGTCGCCGCCGGCTGGCGGGCGCCGCGTCGCACCGGTTCCCGCGCGACTTCTTCGCCGACGTACGCGACGGTGCGCTGCCTCCGGTCAGCTGGGTGTTCGCGCCGATGGCCTCCAGCGAGCACCCCGGCGCCTCCTCGGTGCACGCGGGCCAGGCGATGGTCGCCCAGGTCCTACAGGCGCTGACGGCGGACGAGCGGCGCTGGGCCCGCACCGCCGTGTTCGTCACCTGGGACGAGGCCGGAGGCTTCTACGACCACGTCGCCCCACCGGTGCCGGCGCCCGGAACCCGCGGCGAGTTCCTGGCGGGCGCCCGCCTGCCCGCGAGCGCCCAGGGGGTGCGCGGACCCGTCGGGCTCGGCCTGCGCGTCGGGCTGCTCGTCGTCTCGCCGTTCTCGCGCGGCGGGTTCGTGTGCTCCGAGGTCTTCGACCACAGCTCGATCCTGCGGTTCCTCGAGGTGCGCTTCGGCGCGGAGGTCCCGCATCTGAGCCGGTGGCGCAGGGCGGCGACCGGCGACCTGACCGCCGCGTTCGACTTCGCCCATCCCGACGCCTCCGTCCCCGCGTGGCTGCGCGACGAGCGTGCCGCGCCCGCGTCCGCCGGGCCGGCGGCGTGCGCCGCGACCGCGGTCGCGGGGTCGCCGTCGCGGCTGCCGCGACAGGAGCCCGGCCGGCCGCGGCGGCCCAGCGGGCCGGTCTGA
- a CDS encoding response regulator transcription factor, with protein sequence MTSFAITAGICEDDDELRGVLRSALEREGMTVRATASGTEAVRAYGDDPPDVLVLDVGLPDADGRDVCQALRARGVRTPVLFLTARDALPDRLSGFHAGGDDYLTKPFALAELLVRVHALLARAHPPATSAGASEGVVVDPAAHAILQGDERVELTPTEFRLLAALASHPGQVVRRAALIAAAWPDGAIVHANTLDAYVARIRRKLRRAGVAQTIETARGVGYRLQ encoded by the coding sequence ATGACGTCGTTCGCGATCACCGCCGGGATCTGCGAGGACGACGACGAGCTGCGCGGGGTGCTGCGCAGCGCGCTCGAGCGCGAGGGGATGACGGTGCGCGCCACCGCGTCCGGGACGGAGGCCGTGCGGGCGTACGGCGACGATCCGCCGGATGTGCTCGTCCTCGACGTCGGCCTGCCGGACGCCGACGGGCGCGACGTCTGCCAGGCCCTGCGGGCCCGCGGGGTGCGCACCCCGGTGCTGTTCCTCACGGCGCGCGACGCGCTGCCGGACCGGCTCAGCGGCTTTCACGCCGGCGGCGACGACTACCTCACCAAGCCGTTCGCGCTCGCCGAGCTGCTCGTGCGGGTGCATGCGCTGCTCGCCCGCGCCCACCCGCCGGCCACGTCCGCGGGGGCCTCGGAGGGCGTCGTCGTGGACCCGGCCGCGCACGCGATCCTGCAGGGCGACGAGCGGGTCGAGCTGACGCCGACCGAGTTCCGGCTGCTCGCCGCGCTGGCGTCGCACCCGGGCCAGGTGGTGCGGCGTGCCGCACTGATCGCGGCCGCCTGGCCCGACGGCGCGATCGTCCACGCCAACACGCTCGACGCCTACGTGGCGCGCATCCGGCGCAAGCTGCGTCGTGCCGGTGTCGCGCAGACGATCGAGACGGCGCGCGGCGTGGGCTATCGCCTCCAGTGA
- a CDS encoding HAMP domain-containing sensor histidine kinase, translated as MSFRSRLLLVSLATLAVGLGALLIAGNLLLAARVNADVDDLLRARTDAQIAALRVTAAGVHVRHVANDRLLDREAWVLDGGEVVERPTGATAELDARAVALGRRGVTATADGPGDIRLHAEPVHARRSNEPVGAVVVGLSLDPFERLQGGVLIGSIVIAGLVLLAGGLAIRRAIDGALRPVVQMTDRARHWGAHDLDRRFELGEPRDELTSLAATLDGLLARIAASRRHEQHFASEVAHELRTPLAGLRGRAELALGAQGPGADAERDEALRSVVDQVTRLDRAIDTLLAMARRDLDPALGTTDVAALAHEIEGVTVRAAPDLPLAAGDDGVIRQALAPLVDNARRHARDRVTLELGAAPGRVRVTVHDDGPGLDPALGERAFEPGARGPGEPAGGAGLGLSLARRLARACGGEVTIGDGPGGCFVLELPAVASFERR; from the coding sequence GTGAGCTTCCGCAGCCGGCTCCTGCTGGTATCGCTCGCAACGCTCGCTGTGGGCCTGGGCGCACTGCTGATCGCCGGCAACCTGCTGCTCGCGGCACGCGTCAACGCCGACGTCGACGACCTCCTGCGCGCGCGTACCGACGCCCAGATCGCCGCCCTGCGGGTCACGGCCGCCGGCGTTCACGTCCGCCACGTCGCCAACGACCGCCTGCTCGACCGCGAGGCGTGGGTGCTGGACGGTGGCGAGGTCGTCGAACGGCCCACGGGCGCGACCGCCGAGCTGGACGCCCGGGCCGTGGCGCTCGGCCGCCGCGGGGTGACCGCCACGGCCGACGGCCCGGGCGACATCCGCCTGCATGCGGAACCGGTCCACGCGCGCAGATCGAACGAGCCCGTGGGCGCGGTCGTGGTCGGACTCTCGCTGGACCCGTTCGAGCGCCTCCAGGGGGGCGTGCTCATCGGATCGATCGTCATCGCGGGGCTCGTGCTGCTGGCCGGCGGCCTGGCGATCCGTCGGGCGATCGACGGCGCGCTGCGACCGGTCGTCCAGATGACCGACCGCGCCCGTCACTGGGGCGCTCACGACCTCGACCGCCGCTTCGAGCTCGGCGAGCCGCGCGACGAGCTCACGAGCCTGGCCGCGACCCTGGACGGCCTGCTGGCGCGCATCGCCGCCTCGCGCCGCCACGAGCAGCACTTCGCCAGCGAGGTCGCCCACGAGCTGCGCACGCCCCTGGCCGGGCTGCGGGGCCGGGCCGAGCTGGCGCTGGGTGCGCAGGGCCCGGGCGCCGACGCCGAGCGCGACGAGGCGCTGCGCAGCGTCGTCGACCAGGTGACGCGTCTCGACCGGGCCATCGACACCCTGCTGGCGATGGCGCGCCGCGACCTCGACCCCGCCCTCGGGACGACCGACGTGGCCGCGCTGGCCCACGAGATCGAGGGCGTCACGGTGCGGGCGGCCCCGGATCTGCCGCTCGCGGCGGGTGACGACGGAGTGATCCGCCAGGCCCTCGCGCCGCTCGTCGACAACGCCCGCCGCCACGCACGCGACCGGGTGACCCTCGAGCTGGGCGCCGCGCCCGGACGCGTGCGCGTGACCGTGCACGACGACGGACCCGGGCTCGATCCCGCGCTCGGCGAGCGGGCGTTCGAGCCGGGCGCGCGCGGCCCCGGCGAGCCGGCCGGCGGCGCCGGGCTCGGGCTCTCGCTCGCCCGGCGGCTGGCGCGCGCGTGCGGCGGCGAGGTGACGATCGGCGACGGCCCCGGCGGCTGCTTCGTCCTCGAGCTGCCCGCCGTCGCGTCGTTCGAGCGCCGCTGA
- a CDS encoding DedA family protein: MLASITGQLTDAVSTHGVLAVFLLMAVDAILPAGGELVMLYAGVLAAGVLAHHATVLGIDVPDGVPAYLVVTAAGALGYLAGSLAGWGIGVAGGRPLVERHGRWLHLGPERLARAERWFVRFGGRAVFLGRLVPLVRSFISIPAGVFRVPVGPYTLLTLAGSLIWCAVFAGIGWAVGTRWESVHHALRYVDYAVVAAVAVIVVTVAVRRLRAPVGTAD, from the coding sequence ATGCTCGCTTCGATCACCGGACAGCTCACGGACGCCGTGAGCACCCACGGCGTGCTCGCCGTGTTCCTCCTGATGGCCGTCGACGCCATCCTTCCCGCCGGTGGCGAGCTCGTCATGCTCTACGCCGGGGTCCTGGCGGCCGGGGTGCTCGCGCATCACGCGACGGTGCTCGGGATCGACGTCCCCGACGGCGTCCCGGCATACCTGGTGGTGACGGCCGCCGGTGCTCTCGGCTACCTCGCCGGCTCGCTGGCCGGCTGGGGGATCGGCGTGGCCGGCGGGCGCCCGCTCGTCGAGCGTCATGGCCGGTGGCTGCATCTCGGTCCCGAGCGCCTGGCGCGGGCGGAGCGCTGGTTCGTCCGCTTCGGCGGGCGAGCGGTGTTCCTGGGCCGGCTGGTACCGCTCGTCCGCTCGTTCATCTCCATCCCGGCCGGCGTGTTCCGCGTTCCGGTCGGCCCGTACACCCTGCTGACGCTGGCCGGCTCGCTGATCTGGTGCGCGGTGTTCGCCGGGATCGGCTGGGCGGTCGGCACCCGCTGGGAGAGCGTGCACCACGCGCTGCGCTACGTCGACTACGCGGTCGTCGCGGCGGTGGCGGTGATCGTCGTGACGGTGGCGGTCCGCCGGCTCCGGGCGCCGGTCGGAACCGCGGACTGA
- a CDS encoding branched-chain amino acid ABC transporter permease translates to MSVLQSLIDGIAQGAVFALVAVGIALVFGVLRLVNFAYGELITIGGYTLALTSDWPIPLSLLACLAASVALAVLTERVAFRPLRNAAPATTLVATFAVAFSLEAVWRIAFGVDGRSADVLGGLNRTAISGALDVRWITIVELVLGVALLAALGLLLNRTNIGLQMRAAAADIRTARALGVRADRVITFAFVLAGLLAGVVAMLLTAAAPLVEPTFGLQITIFALVGVVVGGMDNLVSATLGGFALGLANSLLGDILPADERVFLPSFTFLLVIIVLVLRPAGLFRSRSAAGVERV, encoded by the coding sequence ATGAGCGTCCTGCAGTCGCTCATCGACGGGATCGCGCAGGGCGCGGTCTTCGCGCTCGTCGCCGTCGGGATCGCGCTCGTGTTCGGTGTCCTGCGGCTCGTGAACTTCGCCTACGGCGAGCTGATCACGATCGGCGGCTACACGCTGGCGCTCACGAGCGACTGGCCGATCCCGCTGTCGCTGCTGGCCTGCCTGGCCGCATCGGTCGCGCTCGCGGTGCTGACCGAGCGCGTCGCCTTCCGCCCGCTGCGCAACGCGGCGCCGGCGACCACGCTGGTCGCGACGTTCGCGGTCGCGTTCTCGCTGGAGGCGGTGTGGCGCATCGCGTTCGGCGTCGACGGCCGCAGCGCCGACGTGCTCGGCGGCCTGAACCGGACGGCGATCAGCGGGGCGCTCGACGTGCGCTGGATCACGATCGTCGAGCTCGTGCTCGGCGTCGCGCTGCTCGCCGCGCTGGGGCTGCTGCTCAACCGCACGAACATCGGCCTGCAGATGCGCGCGGCGGCGGCCGACATCCGCACCGCGCGCGCCCTCGGCGTCCGCGCCGACCGGGTCATCACGTTCGCGTTCGTCCTCGCCGGCCTGCTCGCCGGCGTGGTCGCGATGCTGCTGACCGCAGCCGCGCCGCTCGTGGAGCCGACGTTCGGGCTGCAGATCACGATCTTCGCGCTCGTCGGCGTCGTCGTGGGCGGCATGGACAACCTCGTGTCGGCGACGCTCGGCGGGTTCGCGCTCGGCCTGGCGAACTCCCTGCTCGGCGACATCCTGCCCGCCGACGAGCGGGTGTTCCTGCCGTCGTTCACCTTCCTGCTCGTCATCATCGTCCTCGTGCTGCGGCCGGCGGGCCTGTTCCGCTCGCGCTCGGCGGCCGGCGTGGAGCGCGTGTGA
- a CDS encoding COG4705 family protein yields the protein MTTHAQPPAMSMGRRMLNKVPEITLIFWAIKIMCTTVGETAADYLNDNLGLGLTKTTYVAGALLAGLLVVQFALRRYVPLVYWAVVVVISVFGTLITDNMTDRYGVPLTTSTIVFGVVLAAVFAVWYAMERTLSIHSIVTTRREAFYWLAILFTFALGTAAGDLVAERFDVGYAVSIALFGGLILAVVVAHYAFRMNAVLSFWLAYILTRPLGASIGDEMSQNTHKYGGLGLGTTGTSYIFLACILGLVAYLTVTKRDQTPPEAVAAAQ from the coding sequence ATGACCACACACGCTCAGCCGCCGGCCATGTCCATGGGGCGGCGGATGCTCAACAAGGTCCCGGAGATAACGCTGATCTTCTGGGCGATCAAGATCATGTGCACGACGGTGGGTGAGACGGCCGCCGACTACCTCAACGACAACCTCGGCCTCGGACTCACGAAGACCACCTACGTGGCCGGGGCACTGCTCGCGGGGCTGCTCGTGGTCCAGTTCGCCCTGCGCCGGTACGTGCCGCTCGTCTACTGGGCCGTCGTGGTCGTCATCAGCGTCTTCGGCACGCTCATCACCGACAACATGACCGACCGCTACGGCGTGCCGCTGACGACGAGCACGATCGTCTTCGGCGTCGTCCTCGCCGCCGTGTTCGCCGTCTGGTATGCGATGGAGCGCACGTTGTCGATCCACTCGATCGTCACGACGAGGCGCGAGGCGTTCTACTGGCTGGCGATCCTGTTCACGTTCGCGCTCGGCACCGCCGCCGGCGACCTGGTCGCCGAGCGGTTCGACGTGGGCTACGCCGTGTCGATCGCCCTGTTCGGCGGGCTGATCCTCGCGGTCGTCGTCGCCCACTACGCGTTCCGGATGAACGCCGTCCTGTCGTTCTGGCTGGCGTACATCCTCACGCGGCCGCTCGGCGCCTCGATCGGCGACGAGATGTCCCAGAACACCCACAAGTACGGCGGTCTGGGGCTCGGGACGACCGGGACGAGCTACATCTTCCTCGCCTGCATCCTCGGTCTGGTCGCCTACCTGACCGTGACCAAGCGCGATCAGACGCCGCCCGAGGCGGTGGCCGCCGCGCAATGA
- a CDS encoding ABC transporter ATP-binding protein, with translation MSEGTANPADALEARGVSRAFAGVQAVQDVSLRVGRREVVGLIGPNGAGKTTLINLMTGFDRPTGGAILLDGEDVSGWSPARRARAGLARTFQHGHLFGGLSVRENVEVAALGAGAGPRAARRRAEELLGALGLAGQADRDARLLPHGEQRKLGVARAVAAEPRYVLMDEPAAGLVETEVPSLIDLVRSVAEAHGAGVLLVDHNMALVMAVSDRIQVLDQGRTLAEGSAAEIRANVDVASAYLGGTGIAGQEAHV, from the coding sequence GTGAGCGAGGGCACCGCCAATCCGGCGGACGCGCTCGAGGCACGTGGTGTCTCGCGCGCGTTCGCCGGCGTGCAGGCCGTCCAGGACGTCAGCCTCCGCGTGGGGCGCCGTGAGGTCGTCGGGCTGATCGGCCCCAACGGCGCGGGCAAGACCACGCTGATCAACCTGATGACCGGCTTCGACCGGCCGACGGGCGGCGCGATCCTGCTCGACGGCGAGGACGTCAGCGGCTGGTCGCCGGCGCGGCGGGCGCGGGCGGGGCTGGCCCGCACCTTCCAGCACGGCCACCTGTTCGGCGGGCTCAGCGTGCGCGAGAACGTCGAGGTGGCGGCGCTCGGCGCGGGCGCGGGCCCCCGGGCGGCCCGCCGGCGCGCCGAGGAGCTGCTCGGCGCGCTCGGCCTCGCGGGCCAGGCCGACCGCGACGCCCGCCTGCTCCCGCACGGTGAGCAGCGCAAGCTGGGCGTGGCGCGGGCGGTGGCCGCCGAGCCGCGCTACGTGCTGATGGACGAGCCCGCCGCGGGCCTGGTCGAGACGGAGGTGCCGAGCCTGATCGACCTCGTGCGCTCCGTTGCCGAGGCGCACGGCGCGGGCGTCCTGCTCGTCGACCACAACATGGCGCTGGTCATGGCGGTCTCCGACCGCATCCAGGTCCTCGACCAGGGACGCACGCTCGCCGAGGGCTCCGCCGCCGAGATCCGCGCCAACGTCGACGTGGCCAGCGCCTACCTGGGCGGGACGGGCATCGCCGGACAGGAGGCGCATGTCTGA